In the Mytilus galloprovincialis chromosome 10, xbMytGall1.hap1.1, whole genome shotgun sequence genome, one interval contains:
- the LOC143047960 gene encoding uncharacterized protein LOC143047960 isoform X2 — MASLKEDTSKIVAPRSWFVKIIDKDHQKFDVNITCPIGFLFDVIFMVLVDKSDYSSTNIFMNTRQDELTFSLNNSSIQKNSFFVCVYGLKTFISSTDQYDRAVCYGNKEIECPVNISIPVLLEQYDEELHTLPLSSKETQGTLPVTIHRHPPSLYRLDVNLMFTSEKDFIVFVRAKNQLRVFIVSDWFLNNEFPFEFPSASSVKCMVLCTCREQRVDGSVWITTTESHSPVISFKTLMDTY; from the exons ATGGCGTCATTAAAGGAAGATACAAGTAAAATT GTGGCTCCAAGGTCTTGGTTTGTAAAGAtcatagacaaagatcatcagaAATTTGATGTAAACATTACTTGTCCAATCGGTTTTCTTTTTGATGTTATATTCATGGTATTGGTGGATAAATCTGATTATTCATCAACAAATATTTTCATGAACACTCGTCAGGATGAACTGACATTTTCACTGAACAACAGTTCTATTCAGAAGAATAGCttttttgtatgtgtgtatggGCTGAAGACATTTATTTCAAGTACAGACCAATATGACAGGGCAGTATGTTATGGAAATAAAGAAATTGAGT gtCCAGTGAATATTTCAATTCCGGTTCTGTTGGAACAATACGACGAAGAACTACATACATTACCTTTATCATCAAAAGAAACACAG GGCACGTTGCCAGTTACAATTCATCGCCATCCTCCGTCGCTTTACAGATTAGATGTTAATCTTATGTTCACAAGTGAAAAGGATTTTATCGTTTTTGTCAGAGCAAAAAATCAGCTGCGCGTTTTCATTGTCAGTGATTGGTTCCTTAACAACGAGTTTCCTTTTGAGTTTCCATCTGCATCATCAGTTAAATGTATGGTTTTGTGTACATGTCGAGAGCAGCGGGTAGATGGAAGTGTTTGGATAACCACAACGGAATCGCATAGTCCTGTGATTAGTTTTAAAACAT TGATGGATACATACTGA
- the LOC143047960 gene encoding uncharacterized protein LOC143047960 isoform X1 has translation MASLKEDTSKIVAPRSWFVKIIDKDHQKFDVNITCPIGFLFDVIFMVLVDKSDYSSTNIFMNTRQDELTFSLNNSSIQKNSFFVCVYGLKTFISSTDQYDRAVCYGNKEIECPVNISIPVLLEQYDEELHTLPLSSKETQGTLPVTIHRHPPSLYRLDVNLMFTSEKDFIVFVRAKNQLRVFIVSDWFLNNEFPFEFPSASSVKCMVLCTCREQRVDGSVWITTTESHSPVISFKTCTKYIFYL, from the exons ATGGCGTCATTAAAGGAAGATACAAGTAAAATT GTGGCTCCAAGGTCTTGGTTTGTAAAGAtcatagacaaagatcatcagaAATTTGATGTAAACATTACTTGTCCAATCGGTTTTCTTTTTGATGTTATATTCATGGTATTGGTGGATAAATCTGATTATTCATCAACAAATATTTTCATGAACACTCGTCAGGATGAACTGACATTTTCACTGAACAACAGTTCTATTCAGAAGAATAGCttttttgtatgtgtgtatggGCTGAAGACATTTATTTCAAGTACAGACCAATATGACAGGGCAGTATGTTATGGAAATAAAGAAATTGAGT gtCCAGTGAATATTTCAATTCCGGTTCTGTTGGAACAATACGACGAAGAACTACATACATTACCTTTATCATCAAAAGAAACACAG GGCACGTTGCCAGTTACAATTCATCGCCATCCTCCGTCGCTTTACAGATTAGATGTTAATCTTATGTTCACAAGTGAAAAGGATTTTATCGTTTTTGTCAGAGCAAAAAATCAGCTGCGCGTTTTCATTGTCAGTGATTGGTTCCTTAACAACGAGTTTCCTTTTGAGTTTCCATCTGCATCATCAGTTAAATGTATGGTTTTGTGTACATGTCGAGAGCAGCGGGTAGATGGAAGTGTTTGGATAACCACAACGGAATCGCATAGTCCTGTGATTAGTTTTAAAACATGTACGAAATATATCTTTTACTTATGA